A genomic window from Solanum stenotomum isolate F172 chromosome 10, ASM1918654v1, whole genome shotgun sequence includes:
- the LOC125842491 gene encoding exosome complex exonuclease RRP46 homolog, producing MDIDRKDGRTANQLRPLSCTRNVLNRAHGSASWSQGETKVLAAVYGPKAGTNKNENPEKACFEVIWKPKTGQIGKAEKEYEMILKKTVQSICVLNVHPNTTTSIIIQVVNDDGALLPCAINALCAALVDAGIPLKHLAVAICCCLTESGHILLDPSKLEEQRMKAFVYLVFPNSTLSVLPEEALKVRGEPMEHGLITSSTHGVMSVDDYIRCLERGRAATSKLSDFFRRNLQSQVQSD from the exons ATGGACATTGATAGAAAAGATGGGCGAACAGCGAATCAATTGAGACCATTGAGTTGCACTCGTAATGTTCTTAATCGCGCTCATGGCTCTGCAAGTTGGTCTCAAG GGGAGACAAAAGTTCTTGCTGCTGTTTATGGACCAAAGGCTGGAACAAACAAGAACGAGAATCCAGAAAAGGCATGTTTTGAAGTCATTTGGAAGCCAAAAACCGGGCAGATTG GTAAAGCGGAGAAGGAGTATGAgatgattttgaagaagacTGTGCAAAGCATTTGTGTTTTGAATGTTCATCCAAATACCACCACGTCAATTATCATTCAG GTTGTCAACGATGATGGAGCT CTTCTTCCATGTGCCATAAATGCATTATGTGCTGCCCTTGTGGATGCTGGAATTCCTTTGAAGCACTTAGCTG TTGCAATATGTTGTTGTCTAACAGAGAGTGGACATATTCTACTGGACCCTAGCAAGCTAGAAGAACAG AGAATGAAGGCGTTTGTATATCTAGTTTTCCCGAACTCGACATTATCTGTGCTTCCTGAAGAAGCATTGAAAGTGAGAGGTGAACCCATGGAACACGGGCTTATAACATCTTCTACGCACGGTGTCATGTCGG TTGATGACTACATACGCTGTTTGGAGAGAGGACGTGCTGCCACTTCCAAGTTGTCTGATTTTTTCAGGAGAAACTTGCAATCACAAGTCCAAAGTGACTAA